The sequence GCATTAATGCACGAACCTCGCGGACACAGGGATATGTTTGGTTCAATAATTACAAGCCCCGTTAACCCCGAAGCCGATTTCGGAATAATCTTTATGGACGGTGGTGGATATCTCAACATGTGCGGTCATGGTTCAATAGGTGCAGTAACGGTAGCAATTGAAACAGGAATAGTAAAATCAGCAGAACCTATAACTTATGTAAAATTAGATACTCCCGCAGGGCTTGTCCAGGCAAGGGCAGAAGTAAAAGACAATGTGGTAAAATCTGTAACTGTAAGAAATGTCCCTGCATTCCTCTACAAAGCAGATGCTGAAATCGATGTGCCGGATATTGGTAAGGTAAAAACGGACATTGCCTTTGGTGGAAGCTTTTTTGCAATAGTAGATGCAAAACAATTTAACGTAAGAATAGTTCCGGAAAACATCGATGTTCTCATTAGAATAGGTATGGCTATTAGAAGGGCGGCAAACGAGCAGATAAAAGTACAGCATCCAGAAAATGAACATATTAAGGCTATAGAGCTTGTCGAAATTTGCGATGAAACAGAGAACCCCAAAGCACATTTAAGGAATGTCGTAATTTTCGGGGATGGACAGGCAGACAGGTCTCCATGTGGAACTGGAACAAGTGCGAAAATGGCAACGTTGCATGCTAAAGGGAAACTCGGTTTAAAAGAACCTTTCTACTACGAAAGCATAATTGGAACAATTTTCAAAGGGGAACTCGTTGAAGAAACTAATGTTGGGCCTTATGAAGCCGTAATTCCGGAAATAACAGGCAACGCATTTATAACCGGTTTTAATCAATTTGTAATTGACCCTGAAGACCCAGCAAAATATGGATTTTTGCTGGGAATGCTGTAACCCTTAAATTGCAGGAAAATAAAAATGGTTCATTAATATATATTAAATTAAAAAAATTTTAAGAAAAAGAAGGATTTTTTTCCCTTATGACGAATATATTAAAAATAAAAGAATTGGATGACCCAGTAATCCGGTTAATTGTCTTCAGCATTTTGCTGCTATTTTTAATTCGAGAAAGGGGTGATAATTAAATCGAAATTTTTTAGCATAAAAATTTAAAAGGAGGATGATTATGAACAGTAATGACAACATAACCTTTGCCTCGCGATTCGGATTTATATGTGCGGCTATAGGGATGGCTGTTGGTACAGGGAATATCTGGCGTTTTCCCCGCGTTGCTGCCGCAAACGGCGGTGGGGCTTTTCTGGTAGCATTAACCGTTGCTATCTTTGTGTGGGCAATCCCTCTGCTGATGGCAGAAATGGTTATCGCCAGGAAGACGAGGCTGGGGACTGTAGGAGCAATCAGGGATTTTATGGGTAGAAAATTCACCTGGATCGGCGCCTGGCTGGGGTTTGCCGGCTTAGCAATAATGTTTTATTATTCCGTAGTAATGGGATGGACTGTTAAATATTTTACTCTTTCATTAACAGGCACACTTACCAGGGGAGATGTGGATACTGTAGCCATATGGAACACATTTACCACTACACCATCGCAGACAATATTCTTCCACTTTGTTTCTATGCTGATAGGGGCCGTTGTTATTTATAAAGGGGTAACTGAAGGCATAGAAAAGGTAACTAAAGTGATGGTTCCTGCCCTGTTCATACTTTTGACTATAACGGCAATAAGGGCAATAACCCTTCCCGGGGCTATAGAAGGGATTAAGTACTTATTTACGCCTAATCTTGAGCATCTGGCCAGCGGAAAGACATGGCTTGAAGCCTTTACCCAGGCGGCATGGTCAACAGGAGCAGGTTGGGCACTCCTTATGACCTATGCCGTATATACCAAGAAAGAGGAAGATATCGGCGTTAACTGCTTCCTTGTGGGTTTTGGTGATACCCTGGCTGCATTGATTGCGGGTATGGCCGTTCTTCCTACCATATTTGCCCTTGCACCGACAGTTGAATATGCCCACGAAGCCCTTGGGGCAGGCAATACGGGTTTAACCTTTATTTATCTGACCGCCCTGTTTAGCAAGATGCCCGGTGGGGCTATTATAGCACCTATATTTTTCTTGGCAATGGCTTTTGCAGCCCTGTCATCCCTCCTGTCCATGATAGAAGTAGGTGTGCTGAACCTCCAGGATGCCGGATGGGAGAGGGGCAAAGCAACTCTGTTTGTATGCGGTTTTGGATTCCTCCTCGGAGTCCCGTCAGCTTACAGCCTGAATTTCCTGGATAACCAGGACTGGGTCTGGGGGGTAGCACTGCTGATAAGCGGTCTGCTGGTTTCCATCGCTATTATGAAATACGGTGTGGAAAAGGCAAGGATGGAGGAAATAAACCACAAGTGGAGCGATATGTATATTGGCAGATGGTGGTCTATATGCATCCAGCTGTTCCCCTTGATGTTTGCCGTAGTATTCGGATGGTGGGTATGGCAGTCCATCGGCTGGTATCCCGATTCGTGGTGGAATCCTCTGGAGGTATTCAGTCCGGGGACCATGTTTGTCCAGTGGGCTATTGCAATAGCAATATTCATAGGCCTCAACAACTGGCTTGCTGACTGGATAAAGAAAGGAAATGCACCGGGCGGGATTCAGCATACCATCTCCGGTGATACCACCATAAAGGAGGGCAAATAATGGAACCTATCACCGTCTTTTTTATGATACTAATACTGGGTTTTTATATCGGCGGTTTTATATTTTTTGCGAACAAAGCTGCACTGCAGGAGAAAAATAAAAGGAAATCCTGAATAAGTTAATAGGGATAAGGGGTTCCCTGTAAGGGGAAGCCCCTTATTCTATGAAAGTTAGATATTTGAAAAATTTAAACCTTAATGAAATTCTTTTTATTTTATATGAAAGGAATTTGTTGTTCTATGACGAAATATTAAATAGCATACTGGGTCATCCAGTATACAGGATTATCCGCATGAACATATAAATACAGATTTACCCTGAGTTAGATAAAAAAGGGAGGGAATTTTGTGCGAATAAAAGAACACCCTATTTTAACTTTTGAAAAAGGCAAAAGGGTAGAATTCACCTTTGACGGCAAAAAGATGTGGGGATACGAAGGAGAACCCATAGCTGCTGCCCTTCACGCTAACGGAGTAAGGGTCTTGAGAAGGAGCGCAGAAAAACACAGGCCCAGGGGTTTCTACTGTGCCATCGGTAACTGCTCATCATGCCTTATGACAGTAGACGGTGAGCCCAATGTAAGGGTATGCATCGAGAAGCTTAAAGAAGGGATGAAAATAGAAACACAGAAGGGGAAAGGTGATTTACGTGAAAAAAACTGAGATAGCCGTTATAGGCGGGGGACCGGCCGGCTTGTCGGCTGCCATAAGCGCAAGCTTGATGGGGGCAAAAGTAACCCTTTTAGACAGAAATTCAAGAGTGGGTGGGCAGCTGGTAAAACAGACCCACATGTTTTTCGGCTCACAGAAGCAGTATGCCTCAATCAGGGGAATAGATATAGCCGGAATCCTCGAAAAGCAATTGGACTCCGAGAAAGTTGAGGTTATTCTGGATGCGGCGGTTTTGGGATATTACAGAGAAGATGGGGTTATAGCCTATGAAAAGGACGAAAGGTTCAAATTGTTAAAACCCGAGCGGGTTATCGTGGCTACGGGGGCTTCCGAAAAGGTCCTGGCCTTTCCAAACAACGACCTGCCGGGGATATACGGGGCAGGTGCCGTTCAAACCCTTATGAATGAGCACGGAGTAGTTCCCGGAGAAAGGGTGCTTATGGTAGGGGCAGGTAATATAGGGTTAATTGTAAGCTACCAGCTTATTCAGGCAGGGGTTAAGGTAGAAGCCATAATAGATGCAGCGCCGGCTATAGGTGGTTACTGGGTCCATGCCTCAAAGGTAAGGCGTCTCGGAGTTCCCATTTATACCTCCTGTACCGTAAAAGAAGCCCATGGTACCGAGACCCTGGAAGGGGTTACACTTATCGACCTGGATGAAAAATGGGAACCTATCCCCGGTTCAGAGAGGGATATAAAAGTAGATGTGATGTGCATATCCGTAGGTCTTACCCCTATGGCAGAGCTTTTATGGCAGGCGGGATGCAAAATGAAGTATGTTCCCCAGCTGGGGGGCCATGTCCCGCTTAGGAACGAAGATATGAGGACAACCGTTGAATCCGTCTATGTTGCCGGGGATGTGGCAGGTGTAGAGGAAGCCAGCAGTGCAATGGTAGAAGGGATGCTGGCCGGGCTCTGTGCTGCAAAGAGCCTAGGCTACGATAACGGAACCTTTCATGACATGAGGCAGGATGCCTTAAACCAGCTGAAAAACCTGCGTTCAGGGCCCGTAGGAGAAAAGATAAGACAGGGTTTGGCCCAGTTAGCAGGATGAGGAGGTAAGGATATGATTTACAAAACGGGAGTACCAACAGAAGAAGATTTACAAAAAGTGGCGCCTTCCGCAGAGAGGCTGGCGAAAGGCCCCGTTGCCGTAATAGAATGCTTTCAAAAGATACCCTGCAACCCGTGCTACACAGCATGTAAGAAGGGTGCTATCAAAGAATTCAGGGACATAAATGACCTTCCCGAAATCGACCATGACCTCTGCAACGGATGCGGGCTGTGTGTAAGCAAATGCCCGGGTCTTGCTATATTTATAATAGATGAAACCTATTCCGAAAAAGAGGCCCTTGTAAAACTCCCCTACGAATTTGTGCCCCTTCCCAAAGAAGGCGACACGGTAAAGGCTTTAAACAGGGAAGGCCGTGTAGTTGGAGAAGCAAGGGTTGTAAAAATTCAGAACGGTAAATATGAAGACAGGACCCCGGTAATTTCCGTAGCCGTGCCTAAGGAGCTGTCAATGGTGGTAAGAAATATCGGATAGGGGGATTGATTATGGAAGATAAAACAATAGTCTGCCGCTGTGAGGACATTACCCTGGAAGAGATAAGGCGGCTGATTAAGAAGGGGTATATGACAATAGATGAGATAAAAAGGATAAGCAGATGTGGAATGGGTCCCTGTCAGGGGAGGACCTGCACGCAGATTCTATTAAGGGAATTAGCCGCTGCTACCGGGCAGGATATCAGGGATATTAAAATGCCTACCTTCAGACCTCCCACAAGAAATGTGAAAATGGGGATTCTGGCAGGGGGTGATCCGGATGAAGAGTAGTGCTGAAGTAGTAATCATCGGTGGAGGAATTTCCGGGTGTGCCACGGCCTATAACCTGGCCAGAATGGGCTGTAAGGATGTGGTCTTAATCGAAAAAGGCCATCTGGCCAGCGGTTCTACGGGGAGATGCGGCGCTGGGGTCAGGTCGCAATGGGGGCTTGAGATGAACTGCAAAATTGCAAAGGCCTCCTGTGAAATCCTTGAAAATCTCAATGAAATCCTTGAATATGACGGCGATATAGAATTTAAACAGGGGGGCTACCTCCTGCTGGCAACAACGGAAGCTGAAGTGGAACAGTTTAAAAAGAATGTGCAGCTCCAGAACAGTTTGGGTATCGAATCCCGCCTTATAAGTGTTGAGGAAGCCCTTGAAATAGTACCCCACTTAAACCCTGAGGGCATCCTGGCCTGTGCGTTTCACCAAAAGGACGGTCACGCAAATCCCTTCCATACCACCCAGGCATATGCCGATGCCGCCAGGAGATTGGGTGTTGAGATCTATACGTATACGGAAGTTACGGGAATCAGGGTTAAAAAGGGGAGAATCGTCGGCGTTATTACGGATAAAGGGGAGATAGCAACCAACAAGGTCCTCAATGCAGCCGGGGGCTGGGCTAAAAAAATAGGTGAAATGGCAGGAGTTGACCTTCCCCTCAAACCGGAACGCCACCAGATACTGGTGACGGAGCCTGTTGAACCCATTCAGGGGCCTATGGTTATGTCCTTTTCCCTGAATATATACTGCCAGCAGACCCCTCACGGAAGCTTCATAATGGGCTACGGTGACCCTAACGAAAAACCGGGAATAAATCAAACATCTACATGGGACTTCCTAATAGAAATGTCTCGCAAGGCAACGCAGATTCTGCCCATTCTTTCCAATATAAGGGTCGTACGGCAGTGGGCAGGGCTGTATACCATGACGCCCGATGCGGCGCCGATATACGGTTCTGCAGAAGGTGTAGAAGGGATGTATCTGGCAGTAGGGTTCAGCGGTCACGGGTTTATGGTCGGGCCCATGACAGGTGTGCTGATGGCCGAATATATTCTAGGCAAAGAAACATCCCTCCCTATCGATAAGCTGGATATGGGCAGGTTTAAGAGAGGGGAATTGATTCAGGAACCTTCAGTTGTATAGTGTTGTAAAATTATGTAATTGAAACTTTCTTAAAAGAACTTCTCCACCAAATGGGGGAGTTCTTTTAAGTTAAATATGATTTCGGTATAAAATCCCTTTAAATTTTCAAGGTCAGAAAAATGGGTATTAAGACAGGATTTCTAGACTAGAATCAAATATAAATTTAATTCTCTTTAGGATAGTCAATTGGGATTAAAAAATTTCCTTGAATCTCCTTGTAAGAAAGAATAGAATTATATTTAGGATTTAGAAACTGAGTAACTTAAAATAATATTAAATATTAAATAAGTTACTTTCTGGAAGTGATAACAGCCGCGAAATATATAATAATGTATGAAGTAGGAAACTGTTTTCGGACATGAACAATTAAGGATAGTTTAAGAATTTCAAAATTACAATCCTGAAACCAAAAATATGCCGTTTCATTATAGACTATTAGGCAAAGACAGAATGGCTTTATTTTTTCCCGGATAATTTTTACCGGGAATTAGTTCCGTTCTTACCCTTTACAGCCGCAATGATTGGAGAGGCTGACCTGCATGGCAAATTTAATCCCTCGCTTGTCCATAACGGAGGCAATTTTTTCTAACAGTTTAACGATGTTTTCTAATTCGCCGAATATTAGGGTATTTAACGGGGTAGTTTCGGATTGCACAGGGGCCGTATCGATTATTGATAAAACCTGATTTACTGCATCATTAATGTTTTTTGTTTCCAATGGATAGAAGGCTAGCTGACATGACATTACAGCGGTTTTTTCCATAATGCTATAATAAACCCCCCTTTTTCTGTTTTGGATAGGCGTTCTTCTTCTTTCCAGTTTAAACCTTCGGGAGAAGCATCCGGGGGAATGAAAAGACACTGACCGCTTTTAAGAAGGTTTTTACGGTCTAGATTTTCTAAATCTTCTAAAGTTTTAAAATCGGCGAATCTAAAAATGGAATCCGGGTCCTGCTGTGCCTGTTTTTCATAAAGGGTTCCCCAGGTGCTGTCTTTGTGAATTGTTCCTATTAACAGCCTGCCGCCGGGTTTCAAAACCCTCATCATCTCTTTAAAGGCCCGTTGGGGCTGTTTTATAAATTCGAAGGCGGCCATTGAAAAGACACCATCGAAGTAGTTGTCGGGAAATGCAATATCATATACATCCATTCTTTCAAATACAATGTCTAAACCCATGTCTTTAACCTTTTCTCTGGCAATTAACAGCATTTTATTGGAAATATCGATTCCGGTCACACAGGCACCCATCCGGGCCAATTTGATGCTAAAATTACCGGTTCCACAGCCTACATCGAGGATTTTCATGCCCTTTTCAGGTTTGAAAAACTTAAAAGCAAGATGGGTTTCAACTTCATCAACAAAACGCCCCAGAGGGGTTTTATACCAGCTATCATAAGTCTCGGCTATACTGTTGAAAAATGACATAATATCACTCCCTGATAAATTATAACAGGTTTAAAATATCCTCTTTAATAACCTGGAATTCTTTACAGGTAAGGGTTTTTTTGGACCTGGGCCGTGGAATGGGCACATCGATAACCCTTTTTACCGTAGCGGGGCGTTCTGAAAACACATATATCTTATCCGATAAAAAAATAGCTTCATCGATGTCATGGGTTATGAACAGGATGGATGGATTGTATTGATCAAATATATTCATAAGCCATAGGTGCATCTTGCTCCTTGTGATGGCATCAAGGGCACCGAAGGGTTCATCCAGCAGCATGATGTCCGTTGCGAAAAGATAGGTCCTTAATAATGCAGCCCGCTGACGCATTCCGCCGGAGAGCTGAACAGGGTATGCATTTTCAAAGCCTTCAAGGCCAAAGGCTTTAAAATAACCTTTGGCCTTCTGGCGGGCAGTGGTCAGAGACATCCCTTTCAGCACAAGGGGTATACACACATTGTCGAGGATAGTCTTCCACGGGAGGAGCAGGTCCTTTTGGTGCATGTAGCTGACCCTGCCTGTTTTGCCCTTAAAATCCTTTCCGTCAATAAAAATCTGCCCTTCATCGGGGACTTGCAGCCCCGAAATGACCTCGAAAAGGGTGCTCTTTCCACAACCGCTGGGCCCAAGTATGCTGACAAATTGATTTTCTTCTACAACCAGAGAAATACACCTTAAGACTTCCATATCCTCGAAAAATTTCCTCACACCTATTATTTCAATCTTTTTCAAGGCCAATTACTCCTTTGGAAGGAATTCGTTTGTAAAGGCTTTTGACGGATCTATGTTTTTAGGAAGGAGATTCCTTTCGTACATCCAGTCGGCATATGTCTTCCAGACTTCCTGTTTCATTTCGCCCCATCTCGGCGCATCGGCCTTATACTGTTTTGCCAGGTATTTCTGGCTTGCTATAACCAGGTCTCTGTTTAATTCAGGGACATATTCCAGGAGGATTTCTGCAGCTTCTTCTGGATTTTGAATAGCAAACTCATAACCGCGGGAAACACCTTCGAGGAAACGCCGAATAAGTTCAGGATTTTTTTCAATAAGGGATTCCTCAACTATAATGACCGGTGTGTAGAAATCAAGGGCCGGGTCTTCATCCTGAAGGAGAATGAAATTCAATTCAACTCCTCTGAGTTCTGCTTCAATACCCGTCCAGCCGTAATAGATCCATGCAAAATCCACATCCTTTTCAACGCTTGTGAAGAAATCTGCAGAACCTATGTTAACTATTTCTACCTGATCTACGCTGACACCATAAGGGGCCATCAATGCTTCCAGCATGGCGATTTCCATAGGAGACCCCCAACCCCCGTATTTTTTCCCTGCGAAGTCCTTAGGGGTTTTAATCCCTTTTTCCACAGGGGCGGCAAATCCCGACGTATTATGCTGAATTATTGCGGCAACGGCTACTACCGGTATGTCCATAGCACGAGCGTTTGTGACCTCTTCCTGATAGCTTATGCCGAAGTCTCCCTGACCTGCAGCTATGAGCTGGGCCGTTCCCCCTTCAGAAGGTTGGATAATTTCCACTTCCAGCCCCTGTTCTTTAAAGAAACCTTTGGCTTTGGCTACATACAGGCCCGTGTGGTTCGTATTGGGTACCCAATCTAAGAGAACCGTAACCTTCTCCAATTCAGTTTCAGCAGTTTGTTCAGAAACGGAATTACAGCCCGTTAATAAAGCAAATACAACTGACATAATTGTTATTAAAATAATACCTTTTTTCATGTGTTTAAGACCTCCTCATTATTTTGCATTATCACTGTTATAATTTTACCATTCATTTCCTTTAATTGCCTGCCATGGCATTAATAACCTCTCAAGAAAACAGACCCCTTTAAAAACCATCAAACTCAATATGGTAATGACGAGGATTGCGGCGAATACCCGGTCTACATAAAAGGACCGCTGTGAAAGGACCATATAGTAGCCCAATCCCCTTTTTGCTCCGAGCCATTCCCCGATTACTGCGCCCATGATGCTGTAAGATGCTGAAATCTTCAAACCAGAGAATAAATTAGGGAGGGCTGCCGGAAGTTTCACTATCCTTATTATGTTAAATCTGCTGGCCCCCATGGATTTCAAAAGGTTCAAAAGCTCCCTGTCTACAGAAGCAAGGCCGTCCAGAAGGTTTATTAAAATGGGGAAAAAACAGACCAGCAGGACTACAAGGACTTTCGGCAGAATATCGTAACCAAACCATACAAGAAAAAGGGGAGCTACCGAAATAATAGGTATGGTCTGGGATGTGATTACCAGGGGATAAAGGGTCTTCTTAACTATCGGAAACCAGTCCATAATCAGGGCAATGGTAAAGGACACAATAATAGCCAGGATAAAACCTATGATTGATTCCTTTAAGGTGGCCAAGATATGGGGGAGCATAATGGGATAAGTTGTAAAGATGGTTTTGATAATGGCAGAGGGAGGTGGTAGAATCCACGGCTTGATTTTCCAGAATACTGTTGCCCACTGCCAAAAGAGTATTATAAGGAGTATAAAGATTAATGATGCTGCGTTATCTGCCGTATTTTGCAATCTTTTCATCAATTGATACACCACCCGGTTTATAATCGATTTTAACTATTGATATAACCCGCTTTGAACCAGCCGAAATGCATATGTCCTGAACCTCGGCAACGATTTTTAGAAGCTCTTCAAGTTCCCCTTCCATAGTGGTTTCCATAGGGCCCACAATGTAGGTTACACCTGATTTTCTAATATGTTCGATTACCCTGTCAACTACAGGATAGATTTCTTCTTCAGGGACGACCGGCAGCACCTGGAGACTCAAATTTACTTTAGACAAATTATCACCTGCCTTTCGGGTTGATATGAAAAAGGCTTTACCCGAACCGGATAAAGCCTTTTTAGAGTACCTTAACTAAGAAAACGATATGGTCCCTCCGCTGGCATTACCCAGATCAGGTTAAAGGGTCGGAACTTCCAGTTCCCTCTCAGCCGGTTTTAACCAGCTCCCCTTTTTAAAGCTATATCGCTATTTGCTAGTTTAAATATAACTCTTATAATAAATTATGTCAAGGAGCATTTAAATGTTGTCCGTGTCAAGATTTTGCCTTTTTTAACAGTATTCGAGCCGTTCGGTCCCCGACGGGTATTGTCCACATTGCCCCGAACCGTTTCGTACGACGAGCTATAGCTCATTCGCCAGTCGTGCATCTATCTGTTTAAAGCACAAACCAGTAGCAGTAGCTGTGATTCTATTTCTATTAAGTGCTACTACCAGGGATTTGTTGATAGCAAAAACAGATTATATTTATAAGCTATTTATCATAACGAGGGAAAAAAGGTCTTTGAGAATAAGGGAATTGATATTATATGATAATAGCTCTATAAGCATTAACTTTAAAAAGGATAGCACGAAAATGGAGAAGTTCAATAAAGACGGAGTAAAGTATATTTTTGAAATTGCAAAATTTCCTAAAGAGGTAACTTTAGAACTGATTAATAACGATACTAATCTTTTATGGAATCTGATCAATTCCAAGGATACCCTATCTATTTTTTTGTTTCAATAAAAAGAGAAAAATAATACTTATAATTACATTAACTGTTTAATATAAGAAATATATTTAAAATATGATTTTATATAGAACCAAAACATGTATGCGAAAAATATAGTAATTAAAATAGTTATATAAATATTTCTAGTTGAAGTATAAAAATTGAATACCGCTGCAATCATAGTAAATCCAAGTGCAAACAATGAAAAATAAACATAATATATTTTATGTATAGAATTGGCCGGAATGACTTTATCAAAAATTGCAAGCAATATTAGCATAATAACACTTATTGCTAAAAATTTATGATTGAGCTTTAGGTTTTTATAGAAATTTTTTAATTTATAAAACACACCCATAAATATAACCCCCTCGTATAATATATTTTAGAGATTATCACAGAACCATTTTATATTAGGTTCTTGATAATTTGGTGTGCCTTTGCGAAAATTAAAATAGGTTGGTCTGGGGTCACTCTTAAAACCCCCTGTAGCCCGATAAGTTGGTGACTACTCGGAAAAGAGTGAGATCCGTGCGGTGCGGCACATATTTCTTACGCGTGAGCTGAGCCAGCAGGCCATCCGGCCCCTGAGGTCAGCAGGTCAGGGGTGCACCCCCGGTTGTTCTGTCAAGCTCTCATCGCCTGCGAGGTTGTTAGGTGCCGTACCTGCAGGGCACGCCCCTAATCTCGACCAACTAAAGGAGGGATACCCATTGGCACAGGTTATCTTTGCAGGCATCGATGTCAGCGCTCCCAAGTTGGACCTGGTATGTATCGATGAACAAGGGATTCAGTTGGCATCTTCTAGATCCTTTCCTAATAATCTTGAGGGCGCTGATACCTTAGTTCAAGTCCTGAATTTGATAGCTCATAAGTTTAATGTTAATATACTCAATATAGGCCTGGAAGCTACTTCTGTTTACGGTGTTTATCTTCGTAATTTCCTCATAGGCACTCCTCAGTTAAAGCCTTATTCTGTCGAGGTTTATGAGATAACCCCTTCTCTCGTAGCCGGCTTCAAAAAGGCGTTTGGTTCTAAGCTTCCTAAGACCGACGCTATAGATGCTTACATAATCGCAGAAAGGATGCGCTTCGGGCATCTTACACCCTACAGCCAGGAGGCCTCTGTTACCGAACCCCTGCGCCAGCTTACTCGGCTCCGCATCCACCTCATTGAGCTCTTGGTCGCAGAACAAAATCGAGCCCTGAATCTCCTTTCCCTGAGGTTCTCTAACTACAAGCAGGGCAAACCTTTCAGTAATACTTTCGGCAAGGCCTCTAGGGAAGTTTTGAAAGAATTTACACCTGACGAGATAGTCCAAATGTCCGTGGAAGAGCTGGCAGAGTTTATCCAGCCTCACGGAAAAAACAGATTCGCTAATGCCGAGGAAGTTGCCAGTGCCTTAAAGCAAGCCGCACGGCGGGCTTACCGCCTCAGCCCTAAAATGCAACAGGCCTGTGAGATAGCTCTCTCCTTAACTCTTCAAAATATTGAGCATCTCAAAAGACAGATTAAAAACCTCGATAAGGTCATCACACGAGAGCTTAGAGCTATACCTCAAACCCTGACTACAGTAAAGGGCTTCGGTGATGTGTCGGCTGCAGGCATAATCGCAGAAATAAGCAATATTAAGCGTTTTAAGAATGAAGCTGCTCTTGCCCAATACGCCGGCCTTACCTGGACCCGCTACCAGTCAGGTAACTTTGATGCTGAAGAGCGCCGCTTGACTAAAAGTGGAAATCGTTACCTTCGCTATTACTTGGTTATGGCAGCCAACTCGTTGCGGGTGCACAACGAGGAGTATAGGGCCTATTATCAGACCAAGTATCAAGAGGTAACCAAGCACCAGCATAAAAGAGCGCTGGTATTGACTGCCCGCAAACTGGTAAGACTGGTCTTTGCACTGCTGAGCAAAGGCCAAATCTATAAAAGGACGGTGATGCATTAATTTTAGCTTGATAAATGAATTTACCATTTATTTCAACTTTTGCTATAAGAGTTGGGTAGGATATTTTTGTCCTTTTTCGCATTCAAAAACCTATTTCCCATATTTAGGGTATTGACATTTTACCGTGAGTCTTATACTCATTATCATTTTAGTATTATAACATTATATAATATATAAGATTCTAGTGTAAAAACCCTGTTTTAATACCCCTTTTCCTGATCCTTGAAAATTTTATAAGGTATAACTTAGAAAATATTTTGGATTTTAGCAGTAAGTTTTCCGATATTTTACTACCATTTTCGATGTCTTTTACCATTTATTGGCTTAAAATGGGCAGACTTATCCCTCTAGCTTGGGGTGTGAGTTTTTTGGACT is a genomic window of Koleobacter methoxysyntrophicus containing:
- a CDS encoding class I SAM-dependent methyltransferase; amino-acid sequence: MSFFNSIAETYDSWYKTPLGRFVDEVETHLAFKFFKPEKGMKILDVGCGTGNFSIKLARMGACVTGIDISNKMLLIAREKVKDMGLDIVFERMDVYDIAFPDNYFDGVFSMAAFEFIKQPQRAFKEMMRVLKPGGRLLIGTIHKDSTWGTLYEKQAQQDPDSIFRFADFKTLEDLENLDRKNLLKSGQCLFIPPDASPEGLNWKEEERLSKTEKGGFIIALWKKPL
- a CDS encoding IS110 family transposase; its protein translation is MAQVIFAGIDVSAPKLDLVCIDEQGIQLASSRSFPNNLEGADTLVQVLNLIAHKFNVNILNIGLEATSVYGVYLRNFLIGTPQLKPYSVEVYEITPSLVAGFKKAFGSKLPKTDAIDAYIIAERMRFGHLTPYSQEASVTEPLRQLTRLRIHLIELLVAEQNRALNLLSLRFSNYKQGKPFSNTFGKASREVLKEFTPDEIVQMSVEELAEFIQPHGKNRFANAEEVASALKQAARRAYRLSPKMQQACEIALSLTLQNIEHLKRQIKNLDKVITRELRAIPQTLTTVKGFGDVSAAGIIAEISNIKRFKNEAALAQYAGLTWTRYQSGNFDAEERRLTKSGNRYLRYYLVMAANSLRVHNEEYRAYYQTKYQEVTKHQHKRALVLTARKLVRLVFALLSKGQIYKRTVMH
- a CDS encoding ABC transporter ATP-binding protein, whose amino-acid sequence is MKKIEIIGVRKFFEDMEVLRCISLVVEENQFVSILGPSGCGKSTLFEVISGLQVPDEGQIFIDGKDFKGKTGRVSYMHQKDLLLPWKTILDNVCIPLVLKGMSLTTARQKAKGYFKAFGLEGFENAYPVQLSGGMRQRAALLRTYLFATDIMLLDEPFGALDAITRSKMHLWLMNIFDQYNPSILFITHDIDEAIFLSDKIYVFSERPATVKRVIDVPIPRPRSKKTLTCKEFQVIKEDILNLL
- a CDS encoding ABC transporter permease; this translates as MKRLQNTADNAASLIFILLIILFWQWATVFWKIKPWILPPPSAIIKTIFTTYPIMLPHILATLKESIIGFILAIIVSFTIALIMDWFPIVKKTLYPLVITSQTIPIISVAPLFLVWFGYDILPKVLVVLLVCFFPILINLLDGLASVDRELLNLLKSMGASRFNIIRIVKLPAALPNLFSGLKISASYSIMGAVIGEWLGAKRGLGYYMVLSQRSFYVDRVFAAILVITILSLMVFKGVCFLERLLMPWQAIKGNEW
- a CDS encoding thiamine-binding protein; amino-acid sequence: MSKVNLSLQVLPVVPEEEIYPVVDRVIEHIRKSGVTYIVGPMETTMEGELEELLKIVAEVQDICISAGSKRVISIVKIDYKPGGVSIDEKIAKYGR
- a CDS encoding ABC transporter substrate-binding protein, with the protein product MKKGIILITIMSVVFALLTGCNSVSEQTAETELEKVTVLLDWVPNTNHTGLYVAKAKGFFKEQGLEVEIIQPSEGGTAQLIAAGQGDFGISYQEEVTNARAMDIPVVAVAAIIQHNTSGFAAPVEKGIKTPKDFAGKKYGGWGSPMEIAMLEALMAPYGVSVDQVEIVNIGSADFFTSVEKDVDFAWIYYGWTGIEAELRGVELNFILLQDEDPALDFYTPVIIVEESLIEKNPELIRRFLEGVSRGYEFAIQNPEEAAEILLEYVPELNRDLVIASQKYLAKQYKADAPRWGEMKQEVWKTYADWMYERNLLPKNIDPSKAFTNEFLPKE